The nucleotide sequence ttcacatccattcagTAGGTGTCttatgtaatacaccgaaacaacACATATCATATGTGCGCATTTCTAGAGATACCTATTCCCATTCACTCCTGCCAAATAAAGTTTATACACTCTAACCAAATCTTAACCTTGTATCCACAAATTATGATTAAAGTAATGCACAATATTCCTTTCTACCACAACAAATTACCATAGTCCATGCATATCCTGAGTGGttcaacaaagatagtaccagaagtACGAAAGCTAGCCTGCAGAAGaagctggaggctttaaattttcccaacttggaagagaaaagactgaAGGGCAACCTGACCGTAATCTTTCAGTCTTTAAAAGAGACTTATGAAGTGGACAGTTCTttcagagatgtagggacagagcaaccataGGGTATACATGCCAGCTTCGCCCAGCTCACTAACATTCCTGCACTCTAAAGCTGTTTCATCTCTTCCACCCACTTTCCCCATTATTTTTGAAAATATCTAAATAAATTAATTATCATTCCCATGAGATAGATAAGAGGATACTGAAAGGAATCACATAACTCAGAATCTTGTGGCAATAAGTGCCAGCTTTTGGCAAAGGTTTCTCTATTAGATGTAGCACAAGCATCCAACCAATATGTATGAATGGTTGTGATTTGGTGTGACTAAACATATGCATGCAACATGAAAGAAAGCATTTAAAATTGTCAAACAATATTTAGATCATATGCAGCAGAGTAATAGGTTAGATATTATATTTTTGTTGGGAGGTGGCTGTGgatgatattttcattaaaagaatgattgttgaaaaaaagaaagatgtattaaAAATGTCCTGATTTGGTCATAATACATTCACTCAAACTTTCTATCCATTCATAACTCTTGCGTAACCATACAAAGCATCACAACTTCCATTTCTTTCAATCACCCTTTACTTCACTTTTTCACCTATGCTATAAGCCATAACACCATCTGTGAAAGCAATGAATGACCATGTTATATCAAAATTTTGCATGATCTTACTAAATACTAATTACTTAGACCTAATCCACCTCTGATATGTCCTACTCATTTCAGTAAATCGTTTTGTCTCTACAAATTTCCTTAGAACTCTATAAACTTCCGTGACATTCCAAAGCCCTGCCATATTCCCTGTACTACCTAGATTTTTTGAGATTAGCAAAAGCATATAACACACTACTTTTCTAACAGCATTCTAGAAAGAACAATCAATGAAAATTTGGTGAACAAAAATGCTTATTGAAGGTTTTCCATTTCTTGTTAAAGCTTTTACCCTTTTTTAAGATTTTCTGAAACTACTCATTATCTTACCTCGGATAGGTTGTGAATCTAAGCATGTAATATTGTGAAGACTGGGTGGCAGATCCTCATAGAATTTTTGTATGTTGGAGTTGCCATCTACTGCATTTCCATTCCATACTAATTTTCCATCTTCTAAATATAACTTTGCCAATTTATGCCTCATCTGAAAAAAACAGTAAAAAACTATTACATGTTTCTTCTTAAATATGACAGACATTACTTAATTTACACTGAAGACATTCCTTTTCCTAATGccagcatatactagatcatgtaGGGCGGGGTGGCACAGAGAATGGAAGAagacaagcaagtacgaatatgcacgggtgtatatttgtatatgtctgtatgcatatgtaaatgtatatatgttgatatgtacatgtgtatgtatgtacatgggcatgtatgggcatatatatatatatatatatatatatatatatatatatatatatatatatatatagtgcaaggaaacagacgaaagaatggcccaacccacccacttacacatgcatatacatacacgtccacacacgcacatatacatacctatacatctcaacgtatacatatatatacacacacagacatatacatatatacacatgtacataattcatactgtctgcccttattcattcccgtcgccaccccgctacacatgaaatgaaaacccttcccccctcatgtgcgcaaggtagcgctaggaaaagacaacaaaggccacattcgttcactctcagtctctagctgtcatgtaataatgcaccgaaaccacagctccctttccacatccatgccccacagaactttccatggtttaccccagacgattcacatgccctggttcaatccattgacagcacgtcgaccacggtataccacatcgttccaatacactctattccttgcgcgcctttcaccctcctgcatgttcaggccccagtcactcaaaatctttttcactctatctttccatctccaatttggtctcccacttctccgcgttccctccacctctgacatatatatcctctttgtcaatatatatatatatatatatatatatatatatatatatatattttttttcatactatttgccatttcccgcgttagcgaggtagcgttaagaacagagaactgggccttagagggaatatcctcacctgacccccttctctgttgcttcttttggaaaattaaaaaaaaacaagaaaggggaggatttccagccacccgctccctccccttttagtcgccttctacgacacgcaggaatacgtgggaagtattctttctcccctatccccagggataatatatatatatatatatatatatatatatatatatatatatatatatatatatatatatatatatatatatatatatgtgtgtgtgtgtgtgcgtgtgtgtgtgtgtgtcatcgaggtagcttaaggaaacagacgaaagaatggtccaacccacccacatacacatgtacatacatacacgtccacacatgcacatatacatacctatacatttcaacgtatacatatatatacatacatatacatatggctgtgtatgcgtatgtatatgcacgtgtatggccgtgtatgtatatatgtgtatatgagtggatgggtctttcttcgtctgtatcctggcgctaccttgctgacgtgggaaacgaaGATTATCAtagataaaaacaaatatatatatatatatatatacgtaagggtaagagagatgtgtggaaataaaaagagcgtggttgagagagcagaagagggtgttttgaaatggtttgggcacatggagagaatgagtgaggaaagattgaccaagagaatatatgtgtcggaggtggagggaacgaggagaagagggagaccaaattggaggtggaaagatggagtgaaaaagattttgtgtgatcggggcctgaacatgcaggagggtgaaaggagggcaaggaatagagtgaattggagcgatgtggtataccggggttgacgtgctgtcagtggattgaatcagggcatgtgaggcgtctggggtaaaccatggaaagctgtgtaggtatgtatatttgcgtgtgtggacgtatgtatatgcatgtgtatgggggtgggttgggccgtttctttcgtctgtttccttgcgctacctcgcagacgcgggagacagcggcaaaaaaaaaaaaaaaaaaaaaaaaaaaaatatatatatatatatatatatatatatatatatatatatatatatatatatatatatatatatatatatatatatattaaaactacAACCTGAAGTGGTCTGTGTTCACAACGGCTTTTCAGTGTTATGTGGAGAATATTAAGTTTGCTCTTACCTTATCAACAGATTCATAATACAACTTGGTGAAGTTCTCTGCAGCTGAGCAGGCAGACATCAACTTCATGCGATCCTGTAGAAGCAGCAGATCATTACAATTTTCCGAGGTCTAAACACtttatatgataaataaaaaaaaaaaggagcatgtGGGAGGTGGAAAGCCAGAAGTAAAAGGAAAGATGTTGTGGCACAGGCTTTGAGGAAGAGAGGCGTTCACGGGATAAGTGAATTTGGGTTACTTATATAATACGTCACCAGGCCAAAGAAAAGAGACTAATCTAAACCAGACACTCACAATACACTCAAAATCTTGTGTGAAACTCATGAAAGTGGGACAGAAGAGAAAAAACTCCTCATATGCCAAGTTTGCTTCAAGGATGTCCGCGTGTAGTAAACTGATGTAGGATGACCAACTGCACACCTTATGACAGTAATACTAAGGAATGCTATgttattatgttcagtgttaatagTTATCAGTTGAAAGCTAGATGTCCATAGGCCTTCCTATTCGAGATAATCTCCTTGGTTACTTATAACTGACTACAGTAGCAGGTCTCAGCACTCGGATCCAAAACCAAACTCTACCAATAGTCTTTGAAGCACAACAATCAGACGTATGTCCCACTGTACTACGATAATATATTACCTAATGAAGAAAAGCTACACATCTTTCACTCAAGAGGAATTTACGAAAAGTAAGAAtaccacatacaaacccattcatcctcatatcACGTGGGAATGAGTATGATTCCCGGGACTAATTCTGCCACATGATCTTCCCTTCTGCAAGCCAACATGACAGCCATCACCTCACCCGAGGATGATCAGCAAGAATCTGTGCCAGTCTGCTAAACTGGAGAAGGAAAACTGATTATACTTTTCAAAGCAGCCATGGGCTCCACAGACGAATACTTCTGTGTTAATATCACCTCTACAGGCAGACAAAACTGTGGACCTGAAggacagcaaagaaaaaaaatgaactcgCCACAATAAAGGTCACATATCAAAACCATTGGGAATGACTCAATTTCCTAGACTTTATCTTCTCGAAGGCAGATGGACGAGATACATCATAAGTTATGCACTGAGAATCTTGGACGGTATGATAAGCAAATCATACTACTGTCATTCATTTTGGCATGAGAGACATGTAACCTCCAGAATAAGTAAGCATCATGAGGGGTGCAACATCCAGAGCACGTAAGCAGCTAACATCCTAAGCAACAAATATCCGAAACATTACAAAGAAACTGATGGAAAATgtagagaaactcacagatcagatGAGCAACAATGCAGTTGGGTAACATAGAAGGATGCTGAAGCACAGATGAGCCCGCCAAAGGGATGGCAGTCCATATAAGATAAGCGAGGTCTTTATGAATAACATTTTCAGAAGTGATCActggcagctggtggtgatgtgtttagTGCCACATGTGATCACTGGCAGCTGGTGGTCATGTGTTTAGTGCCACATGTGATCACTGGCAGCTGGTGGTCATGTGTTTAGTGCCACATGTGATCActggcagctggtggtgatgtgtttagTGCCACATGTGATCACTGGCAGCTGGTGGTCATGTGTGTAGTGCCACACATATGAGATGCGATCTCACAAATCTGGCAAGCAATGCCCATACCCAGCAGCTGGGATACTGTGCCACATATTTGCGATACAGTGCCACAAAGCAGCTGGAATACTGTGCCACATATTTGGGATACAGTGCCACACAGCAGATGGAATACAGTGCTGCAAAACAGATGAGATACAGTGCTAGCCATGATCTAAGATGTAGTGCCATAAAGCAGCTTGGATACAGTGCTAGCCATGATCTGGGATACAGTGCCACACAGCTATTGAATTAGTGTCAAATATCTGGGATACAATGCCACAAATCTGAAATAGTGCCACACCAGCTCAGATACAGTGCCACACCTCAAGGATACAGTGACACGCAGCAGCTGGACTACAGTGCCACATATCTGGGATACAATGCCACACAGCAACTGGGATAGTGTCACACATCTGGGATACAATACCACACAGCAGATGGGATACAGCGCTACACAGTAGCTGGGATACAGTGCAGCACAACAGCTGAGACAGTGCCACAAAACAGCTGGAATAGTGTTACAACTCAACTGGGATGGTGTCACACAGTAAACAGGATGGTGCCACACAGCATCTGGGGACGTGACAAACAGTAGCAGGAGTAGAGCCACACAATGGATAGGatataatatcacacacacacaccatgtggggTCAAGTGTCAAGTAAGTGGAGGTTACCTCACACAACAAGAAGGATCCAATGGCACATAACAGGAGGGGTTGTCATACAACAGGTGCAGTCCAGTGACAAACAACAGATGGGGGTCCTGTGTCACACAACAGGTGGGCTCCAGTGTTACACAACAGGTGGGGCCCAGTGACAAACAACAGGTGGGGGTCCTGTGGCACACAACAGGTGGGGTCCAGgttggtggaagggggggggggggttgttacttTAACCATCTCGTGTCGTGTTGTTTGGACGTGTGCACGACGGATGGCAGGACGTGCGGTGTGAGAGCACGCGCGGACGACGGACGGCAGGACGTGTAGTGTGAGAGCACGTGTTAATAACGGACGgcaggacgtgtggtgtgagagCACGTGTTAACAACGGACGgcaggacgtgtggtgtgagagCACGTGCGGACGACGGACGgcaggacgtgtggtgtgagagCACGTGCGGACGACGGACGGCATGGCATATGGTGTGAGAGCACGTGCGGACGACGGACGGCAAGACGTGTGGTGTGAAAGCACAGGCGGACGACGGACGGCAGCACGTGTGGTGTGAGAGCACGTACGGACGACGGACGGCATGACGTGTGGTGTGAGAGCACGTGCGGACGACGGACGGCAGCACGTGTTGGTGTAAGAGCACGTGTGCACGACGGACGGAGTTTCTCTTCCTATCTTGTGACAGAGCGATAATATCTGACTCCCAGTGCCCTTTAAGAGGACGCGTCACTTTACGAACAATgtagatcaatatatatatatatatatatatatatatatatatatatatatatatatatatatatatatatatatatatgtgtgtgtgtgtgtgtgtgtgtgtgtgtttctcgatAGTATGAAGGAAAGGCTAGTGAAACTCTCGGGAATATGACATTACGTTTGTTTTGTAATGCCCTCATGGAAGATGAGTGAAAATAATGACACATCTACTGAAACGTTTGTTCCATGATGGCTTCAGAAAAGGTTGATGAGACACCTGACGAAACGTTTGCTCCATGATGCTGTTTAGGAAAAGTTGGTGAAAGTGTTGAGAGACATGATGGAATGTTTGTTTCATGATGACAAACTGACGTAACACTTTATGAAATACTAGGAACAAGACAGATAGGTTCTATTATGGAACAACCGTTGGGCCCAGTGAATGATACACGTCAGGCCAGTGTCACACAAAAGGGACGATCAGCGTCAAAAGGAATGAATAGTGTCACACGGCAGTCAGTGTCCACTGTCATCTGAAACGAACAGTCTAAAGTCACATATGAGACCAGTCGAAATATAAAAGTGTCGGGGGTCCAGTGTCAAAAAATAGGTTGGGTCCTGAGGTTTATACTGCCACATGCTTGCTGGGTGCCACGGAACAGGGGTCGCGTAAGTGCCACACATATATCATCTGGTTTGGATTAAAGTTGACACCCGGTGTAACTCAAGCAGTGAATACTGTCACTATCAAAATGAGGTCTAAGGCCACAGACCCGTACAATAAGAGCTGACTATTGTTTATGTGACGGTATTTTGTTACAAAACAGTCGGGTCCAGTATTGCGCAACACGAGAGGCACTGTGACAACAGGTGGCATTCAGCGTCAATGTTAATGACACTGTGCAGCAAAACGTATCATGACGGACAAGAGCTGAGCATTTAGTGCCACACAATAAAATGGGACCAGAGACAGAAGCAGATCATTTAGTAAGAACATAATATACAAGGGAAAAACTCAGTGACAGCTGTAGTTCTATACCACAAGACACAGGAGATCGTTTACAGTGTAATATTACAAGAGAGGTCTTGTCCATTTCAACAAAAAATATGTGGAGTTTCTACCATACATTTGGCACCAGCAAAACGAAAGTAACGTCCAGGGCCGTACAGAAGCATATTACAAATCAGGTGTGTGCCAGTGATGTATAATAAAGCACaatacaaaaacaacaacagataaGGTATCGTAAACAGACACTGGATGAGATACGAAGCCAAACAATACAGCCAGGTGTCATAGTAAACACATAACAGTTGAGATACGAAGCCAAACAATCCAGCCTGGTGTCACATAGTGAGTCCAGTTCATTATGACGCTACTTTTGGAGTCACGCAACTACATTACAAAAGATGTACATCTTTAAAGAATAATAGATAAGACAGTGTTACACATCTGAGGTACTGTGTGGTAGAGTACATATGAGGTTTAATGCCATAAACAACTGGGCTTTAGTGTCATACACTGGGCGATTTGGAGTCTTGTGCAGTGCCATTCACCTATACGGATTCAGTACAATGCCACAtaaatcattattgttgttacatGTACGTTGGTTAATCCTACATAAATGGGACGTAACGCCAAACATATGGTATGCAGCGCACACTAGAAACTGGGGAGTACCATAAAAGAAATGGGATGCAGCGTCATACAAAAGGTGGGGTGCAGTGCAACATGAGGTGGAGAGCAGTGGCATAAAAGAGATGTGGGACAGTGCCATATGAGGTGGGGTGCAATGCCATACAAGAGGAGAGGTGCTGTGTAATACAAGAAGTGGAGTGAATTGCCTTATGAGATGGTTACAGAGCAATACAAGAGTTGGAATGCAGTGCCAAAGCAGTGGATTGTTGTGTCATGCATGAGGAGAAGTGATATGGAAAATGTGAAGAATAATGCCACACAAGGGGTAAATTTCAGTGCTATGCAAGAGGTAGGGGTGCAGTGTCACGCAAGGAGGTAAGGTGCAGTGCCATTCGAGTGAACATTCAGTGCCATACAAAAGGGGTCGCAATGTAACATGAGAGTACGTAAAATACCACAAGACATACAGGCTGCAGTGATTCAGAAGAGATGGAGAACTACAAAAGTAATGCAGTGGTATTCAGTGATAGTCGAGTCACAACAGGGATGAGGTGTGGTGCCTTTTGAAGTGGGCTGTAATGCTATGATACGTCTCATCCACAATAGTTACATCTGTTTAAGTAATCGCCATAAAGGTTTCTTGACAGACAAACAACCAGTATATAAAACTTCCCTTTTCCTTCTAAGTCTTCGCCTCCGTTCTCACgaggacagctgctgctgctacagtttATTATTCTGCAATCAGTTATTCATTCTATCACATCCCTTACTTCATCTGTTCACGTAATTTTCACACCGATTTCAATTTGAAATCACAAGCAGCATATAATACAATCATTTACATTTCCCCACTCACACAATAATAAATGGTAAGCAATGAACTGCATCCATGCACTTTCACTGTGGCCTAGAGGGTATATGAACCCTTGTTACCCATAATCGTTCACCTATAACAAAAACGTACTTCACTTAAACGTGGTTGTTATTCACAACAAACCAACGCGGGACACAACCGAGCAATATTGCAATTTCAGTCGCTAAAATCGCACAATGATAACCAAAAAAGATTTTCCATGAACACCAGCACATTTAATATCAATTCTCATACATATATCACTAACAAGAGTGGGTAAATCCATAAGAAAAGAGTGAGAAAAGAGGAAGGTCGAGCCTCACTCACCGACTCAGCCGCCATTTCGTGGGTTTGTTTACTTGTGATCAGACCCTGGTGGAAAGTTCATTCAACATTTTCTTGTCTCAAAATGTTTCATTCGTTTTGCTCAATAACATACAAAAACAAGTTTGTAAAAAAATTATTGTGAATTAAACATCTAAAATTCATATAGATATCATTCCGATTAAAATATTAGCGCAGTGTTGATTACAAAATAATTAAAAAGTTATAAAAATGATATAGTGTAACGCGTCTGGTAGATGGCAATCAGCTGGCGAGATGTGACAGTTCGGAACAAGTAACGCA is from Panulirus ornatus isolate Po-2019 chromosome 57, ASM3632096v1, whole genome shotgun sequence and encodes:
- the Nxt1 gene encoding NTF2-related export protein 2 isoform X1; this encodes MRMNGFDRMKLMSACSAAENFTKLYYESVDKMRHKLAKLYLEDGKLVWNGNAVDGNSNIQKFYEDLPPSLHNITCLDSQPIREEAVGQQSTIQVTTAGFVTFKDRKHPFHQSFLITVKENKWKVVSDVFRFQTSAT
- the Nxt1 gene encoding NTF2-related export protein 2 isoform X2, translating into MAAESDRMKLMSACSAAENFTKLYYESVDKMRHKLAKLYLEDGKLVWNGNAVDGNSNIQKFYEDLPPSLHNITCLDSQPIREEAVGQQSTIQVTTAGFVTFKDRKHPFHQSFLITVKENKWKVVSDVFRFQTSAT